A window of Fragaria vesca subsp. vesca linkage group LG7, FraVesHawaii_1.0, whole genome shotgun sequence contains these coding sequences:
- the LOC101303662 gene encoding PTI1-like tyrosine-protein kinase At3g15890-like translates to MPWNCFCCVDSQEENQPETPRVTKNRDYPWDIYPLKELLHATNNFHHDNKIGEGGFGSVYWGRTSKGVEIAVKRLKTMSPKAEMEFAVEVEILGRVRHRNLLGLRGFYAGGDERLIVYDFMPNHSLITHLHGQLANDCLLDWPRRLSIMIGSADGLSYLHHEANPHIIHRDIKASNVLLDNDFQAKVADFGFAKLIPEGVSHLTTRVKGTLGYLAPEYAMWGKVSESCDVYSFGILLLEIISGRKPIEKLPGGVKRDIVQWATPYVEKGAYNHIADPRLKGKFDREQVKFTITIAMKCTDNSPENRPTMKQVADWLKGGMGTRKKEITNVGGMEDDENEENDGNDTDFEGYGMEVSDNKKDATNAKSQR, encoded by the exons ATGCCCTGGAACTGCTTTTGTTGCGTCGACTCTCAGGAAGAGAATCAGCCAGAGACCCCCAG GGTGACCAAGAATAGAGATTACCCTTGGGATATATACCCTCTCAAGGAGCTTCTTCATGCAACAAACAACTTCCACCATGATAACAAGATCGGTGAGGGAGGTTTTGGAAGTGTGTATTGGGGTCGAACAAGCAAAGGTGTCGAG ATAGCAGTGAAACGACTGAAGACCATGAGCCCAAAGGCGGAGATGGAGTTTGCGGTGGAAGTTGAGATACTAGGGAGGGTGAGACATAGAAATTTGTTAGGGCTGCGTGGATTCTACGCCGGGGGTGATGAACGACTCATAGTGTATGATTTCATGCCTAACCATAGCCTGATCACCCATTTACATGGCCAGCTTGCGAATGATTGTCTTCTTGATTGGCCAAGAAGATTGAGCATCATGATCGGATCAGCTGATGGCTTATC GTACCTGCACCATGAGGCCAATCCTCATATAATACACAGAGATATAAAGGCAAGCAATGTGCTTCTAGACAATGATTTTCAAGCAAAAGTCGCTGATTTTGGATTTGCAAAGCTGATTCCAGAGGGTGTGAGCCATCTGACAACTAGAGTGAAAGGAACTCTTGGTTATTTAGCTCCTGAATATGCTATGTGGGGAAAAGTTTCAGAGAGTTGTGATGTTTACAGCTTTGGTATCTTGCTCTTAGAGATAATTAGCGGAAGAAAGCCAATAGAGAAACTCCCTGGTGGAGTAAAACGTGACATTGTGCAATGGGCAACCCCCTATGTCGAAAAGGGTGCATATAATCACATTGCAGATCCAAGGTTGAAGGGCAAGTTCGATCGTGAACAAGTGAAGTTCACTATCACGATTGCGATGAAATGTACCGATAACAGCCCCGAGAATCGACCCACCATGAAACAAGTAGCGGATTGGCTTAAGGGGGGAATGGGAACAAGGAAGAAGGAGATAACAAATGTGGGAGGCATGGAGGATGATGAAAATGAAGAAAACGACGGAAATGATACTGATTTTGAAGGGTATGGAATGGAGGTTTCTGATAACAAAAAGGATGCTACAAATGCTAAATCACAGAGATGA
- the LOC101307635 gene encoding transcription factor bHLH126-like isoform 2, whose amino-acid sequence MFPFPHDHQSEYLGFEVSSTPQQEDFMQQDLIMMPDSLDVLPSHDLQGFSLSNINISEANVNNKDTDAHERKIMRRDNERQRRQLMAIRTASLRSLLPLESIKGKRSLSEHINEAVNYIKQLKEKIQELNAKREELRRVHQQYYSSSAHDFSPEITGNLGTKSTSNIMVGPTCWGGVEIVVSTSSTNCSELEGFALSGVLKALLAEGLTIVECASTTVNQRLFHTIQCEVEDLACQNLPELQLKLNYLCNSG is encoded by the exons ATGTTTCCTTTCCCTCATGATCATCAAAGCGAATATTTGGGATTCGAAGTATCTTCGACTCCCCAACAAGAAGATTTTATGCAACAAGATCTGATCATGATGCCGGATAGTCTTGACGTTTTGCCATCTCATGATCTGCAGGGATTCAGTTTATCCAATATTAATATTAGTGAAGCAAATGTTAATAATAAGGATACTGATGCGCACGAGAGGAAGATCATGCGTAGGGACAATGAGCGCCAACGGAGACAACTTATGGCGATTCGTACTGCATCACTTCGATCCCTCCTCCCTCTTGAATCCATCAAG GGAAAACGTTCACTCTCGGAGCACATCAACGAAGCAGTGAATTATATAAAGCAACTGAAGGAGAAGATACAGGAGCTGAATGCCAAGAGGGAAGAGCTTAGAAGGGTGCATCAACAATATTACAGTAGTTCTGCTCATGATTTCAGTCCTGAAATTACTGGAAATTTGGGTACTAAGAGTACTTCCAATATCATGGTTGGCCCAACATGTTGGGGTGGAGTGGAGATTGTGGTAAGTACTAGTAGTACAAATTGCAGTGAGCTAGAAGGGTTTGCTCTTTCAGGAGTACTGAAAGCATTGCTTGCGGAGGGCCTTACCATTGTGGAGTGTGCTTCCACCACAGTAAATCAGAGGTTGTTTCACACTATTCAGTGTGAG GTGGAAGATTTGGCTTGTCAGAATTTGCCTGAGCTGCAACTGAAACTGAATTATTTATGCAATTCTGGCTAG
- the LOC101307635 gene encoding transcription factor bHLH126-like isoform 1, whose amino-acid sequence MFPFPHDHQSEYLGFEVSSTPQQEDFMQQDLIMMPDSLDVLPSHDLQGFSLSNINISEANVNNKDTDAHERKIMRRDNERQRRQLMAIRTASLRSLLPLESIKGKRSLSEHINEAVNYIKQLKEKIQELNAKREELRRVHQQYYSSSAHDFSPEITGNLGTKSTSNIMVGPTCWGGVEIVVSTSSTNCSELEGFALSGVLKALLAEGLTIVECASTTVNQRLFHTIQCEVWLLNPLKFDYSLDLTTAKTMDSTN is encoded by the exons ATGTTTCCTTTCCCTCATGATCATCAAAGCGAATATTTGGGATTCGAAGTATCTTCGACTCCCCAACAAGAAGATTTTATGCAACAAGATCTGATCATGATGCCGGATAGTCTTGACGTTTTGCCATCTCATGATCTGCAGGGATTCAGTTTATCCAATATTAATATTAGTGAAGCAAATGTTAATAATAAGGATACTGATGCGCACGAGAGGAAGATCATGCGTAGGGACAATGAGCGCCAACGGAGACAACTTATGGCGATTCGTACTGCATCACTTCGATCCCTCCTCCCTCTTGAATCCATCAAG GGAAAACGTTCACTCTCGGAGCACATCAACGAAGCAGTGAATTATATAAAGCAACTGAAGGAGAAGATACAGGAGCTGAATGCCAAGAGGGAAGAGCTTAGAAGGGTGCATCAACAATATTACAGTAGTTCTGCTCATGATTTCAGTCCTGAAATTACTGGAAATTTGGGTACTAAGAGTACTTCCAATATCATGGTTGGCCCAACATGTTGGGGTGGAGTGGAGATTGTGGTAAGTACTAGTAGTACAAATTGCAGTGAGCTAGAAGGGTTTGCTCTTTCAGGAGTACTGAAAGCATTGCTTGCGGAGGGCCTTACCATTGTGGAGTGTGCTTCCACCACAGTAAATCAGAGGTTGTTTCACACTATTCAGTGTGAGGTATGGCTGCTGAATCCTTTAAAATTTGATTACTCCCTCGATCTTACTACGGCTAAAACCATGGATTCAACAAATTAG
- the LOC101303953 gene encoding transcription factor bHLH36-like, translating into MDNDQPCANSIIDNNQKKMMHRDTERKRRQEMATLYASLRSTLPPQSMKGKRSLADHMNEAVNYIKLLQTRIKELGSRRDDLKIQRSSPDLSSTSALGLDGNLSGSTGSSSSLLAGNFSTSRAVVNPCLGGVEIVISCVTGVVLSRLLQILLEQGLTVTNCATTHVNKRLVYTIQSEVSNPSCIDFPGLEQTLTKVISSST; encoded by the exons ATGGATAATGATCAACCTTGTGCGAATTCCATTATTGACAATAACCAAAAGAAGATGATGCATAGAGATACTGAAAGGAAAAGAAGACAAGAAATGGCCACCCTTTATGCATCACTAAGATCCACACTGCCTCCTCAATCTATGAAG GGAAAACGTTCATTGGCAGATCATATGAACGAGGCTGTGAATTATATTAAACTCCTGCAAACCAGGATCAAGGAACTTGGTTCCCGGAGAGACGACCTAAAGATACAAAGGTCGTCGCCAGATTTGAGTAGTACTAGTGCTCTTGGCCTGGATGGGAATCTTAGTGGATCTACTGGTAGCTCTTCTTCATTGTTAGCAGGAAACTTTTCAACCAGCCGTGCTGTAGTCAACCCTTGCTTAGGTGGCGTTGAGATTGTAATCAGTTGTGTTACTGGTGTGGTCTTATCAAGACTGCTGCAAATACTGCTTGAACAAGGACTTACTGTAACTAATTGTGCTACTACCCATGTTAACAAAAGGCTTGTCTACACCATCCAATCCGAG GTTAGCAATCCATCATGTATAGACTTTCCTGGGCTGGAGCAGACACTCACTAAAGTCATCTCATCATCCACCTGA
- the LOC101308130 gene encoding transcription factor bHLH120-like: MFPLHQGNKLVFQISASNPHHQNSSEDRILGYASPDGCSSTVLSNNSSMAGKRRRRKSVVAGLDQTVIENSKDNKKMMIHRENERQRRQDMATLYSSLRSLLPLEFVKGKRSTSDHMNEAVNYIKHLQNRIKTIDAKRDELKKFPKTSTVIDRRCTTGSSLNSDMVNLSSCFTVQPSCGGVQILVSSGFREEGSPLISISSVLEMLLEQGLTVVSCLSSQVNERLLHSIQIEVNDVETIYLSALEQKLAKVFPTSRSTISK; encoded by the exons ATGTTTCCTTTACACCAGGGAAATAAGCTGGTCTTCCAGATTTCAGCATCTAATCCTCACCACCAGAATTCATCAGAAGATAGAATTCTCGGTTATGCTTCTCCGGATGGCTGCAGCAGTACCGTGCTTAGCAACAACAGTAGCATGGCGGGGAAAAGGCGGCGACGGAAATCAGTGGTTGCAGGTTTGGATCAGACAGTTATTGAAAATTCAAAGGACAACAAGAAAATGATGATTCATAGGGAGAATGAGAGGCAAAGAAGGCAAGACATGGCTACCTTATATTCCTCTCTTAGATCCCTTCTCCCTCTCGAATTCGTCAAG GGAAAGCGTTCGACGTCTGATCACATGAACGAAGCTGTGAACTACATAAAACACCTCCAGAATAGGATAAAAACAATAGATGCAAAGAGAGATGAACTGAAGAAATTCCCTAAAACAAGCACTGTTATTGACCGTCGCTGCACTACGGGAAGCTCCTTGAATTCAGATATGGTGAATTTGTCTAGCTGTTTTACAGTCCAACCAAGTTGTGGTGGAGTTCAAATTTTGGTGAGTAGCGGCTTCAGAGAGGAGGGTTCACCACTCATCTCAATCTCAAGCGTTTTGGAAATGCTGCTTGAACAAGGGCTTACTGTTGTTAGTTGTCTCTCCTCCCAAGTAAATGAAAGACTCCTTCACAGTATCCAAATTGAG GTCAATGATGTGGAAACTATATATCTTTCTGCGCTGGAACAGAAGCTAGCTAAAGTGTTTCCAACATCCAGAAGTACTATCTCCAAGTGA
- the LOC101308421 gene encoding receptor-like serine/threonine-protein kinase At4g25390-like — protein sequence MRPITQSPAPSPSSSYLPPQPNLVVPLAGAATTAFSLLLFLLVCFRKITRNRTAPEADSKPPHRFSYSLLRRATDSFSPTRRLGQGGSGSVFLGTLPHTGKDVAVKLMDSGSLQSEREFQNELFFASMFDSEHVISVLGFSSDRKRRRMLLVYEFMGNGNLQDALLRKKCPELMEWKKRFSIMVDIAKGLSYLHGLDPPVVHGDVKPSNVLLDRCFNVKIADFGLARLKSEIHVAVGEDVKKEKSDGVVVVEGNGVEDYGSVVEETESVCASLSVTTAGFEELNLGADQSPVPVSPETPVTASPEENVDKEGGEKLSVNKDWWMRQENGSCVKDYVIEWIGNEIGNERPTAAASSSEMLGKGEKKKSKKRKGKRLEWWMSMEESGKVSSKEKRRPAREWWKEEYCDELTKKKKKKDKKQSKGMSFDENESDWWPHDDELYAESKKRKKRRSRSWGSMSSIDWWLDGMRRNVSNNSVSGEIPKSCGMSSTPSMRGTVCYVAPEYGFGGDPSELCDVYSFGVVLLVIIAGRRPLQVTNSPLSEFQRANLLSWARHLARAGKLIDLVDKSIQGLDREQALLCITVALVCLQKIPARRPSMKEVVGMLIGKLEPPKLPPELTTSARSRFSHKSHKKVR from the coding sequence ATGCGCCCGATCACCCAGTCCCCGGCGCCGTCGCCGTCGTCGTCGTATCTTCCGCCGCAGCCCAACCTCGTCGTCCCACTCGCCGGCGCCGCCACCACCGCCTTCTCCCTCCTCCTCTTCCTACTCGTCTGCTTCCGCAAAATCACCCGCAACCGCACCGCCCCGGAAGCCGACTCCAAGCCGCCTCATCGCTTCTCCTACTCCCTCCTCCGCCGCGCCACCGACTCCTTCTCCCCCACGCGCCGCCTCGGCCAGGGCGGCTCCGGGTCCGTGTTCCTCGGGACGCTCCCGCACACCGGGAAAGACGTCGCCGTGAAACTGATGGACTCCGGCTCGCTCCAGAGCGAGCGCGAGTTCCAGAACGAGCTCTTTTTCGCGTCCATGTTCGACTCCGAGCACGTGATCTCGGTTCTCGGATTCTCCTCCGATCGAAAACGACGCCGTATGCTGCTGGTGTATGAGTTCATGGGCAACGGCAACTTGCAGGACGCGCTGCTGCGTAAGAAGTGCCCGGAGCTGATGGAGTGGAAGAAGAGGTTTTCGATTATGGTGGATATTGCGAAAGGGCTGAGTTATCTTCACGGATTGGACCCGCCGGTGGTGCACGGTGACGTCAAGCCGAGTAATGTGCTGCTGGATAGATGCTTCAATGTGAAGATCGCCGATTTCGGGCTGGCGAGGCTAAAATCGGAAATTCACGTTGCGGTTGGGGAAGATGTGAAGAAGGAGAAGAGTGATGGCGTGGTGGTGGTGGAGGGTAATGGTGTTGAAGACTATGGCTCTGTGGTTGAGGAAACGGAGAGCGTTTGCGCGAGTTTGAGTGTTACTACCGCGGGGTTTGAGGAGTTGAATTTGGGAGCTGATCAGTCTCCGGTGCCTGTTTCGCCGGAGACACCGGTGACTGCGTCGCCCGAGGAGAATGTGGATAAGGAGGGAGGAGAGAAGCTGAGTGTGAATAAGGATTGGTGGATGAGGCAGGAGAATGGGAGTTGTGTGAAGGACTATGTGATCGAGTGGATTGGGAATGAAATTGGGAATGAGAGGCCCACGGCTGCTGCTTCGAGTAGTGAAATGTTGGGGAAGGGGGAGAAGAAGAAGAGTAAGAAGAGGAAGGGGAAGAGATTGGAGTGGTGGATGTCGATGGAGGAGAGTGGGAAAGTTTCGAGCAAGGAGAAGAGGAGGCCGGCGAGGGAATGGTGGAAGGAGGAGTATTGTGATGAGCTGACGAAGAAGAAAAAGAAGAAGGATAAGAAGCAGAGTAAAGGAATGAGCTTTGATGAGAATGAGAGTGACTGGTGGCCGCACGATGATGAATTGTATGCTGAGAGCAAGAAGAGGAAGAAGAGGAGGAGCAGGAGTTGGGGGAGTATGAGTAGTATTGATTGGTGGTTGGATGGAATGCGTCGTAATGTTAGTAACAATTCTGTTAGTGGGGAAATTCCTAAGAGCTGTGGCATGAGTAGTACTCCGAGTATGAGAGGAACTGTCTGTTATGTTGCCCCGGAATATGGTTTTGGTGGTGATCCTTCTGAATTATGTGATGTTTATAGTTTTGGGGTGGTATTGTTGGTTATTATAGCCGGAAGGCGCCCACTTCAGGTAACAAATTCCCCTCTTTCAGAGTTCCAGAGAGCGAATTTGTTGTCTTGGGCACGCCATCTTGCTCGTGCTGGGAAGCTTATTGATCTTGTTGATAAGTCCATTCAGGGTCTGGACCGAGAACAAGCCCTCCTTTGCATCACTGTGGCATTAGTTTGTTTGCAAAAGATACCTGCTCGCCGGCCTTCAATGAAAGAGGTTGTGGGGATGCTGATTGGCAAGTTAGAACCACCCAAATTGCCACCGGAGTTAACCACATCAGCTCGGTCACGGTTCTCACACAAGTCCCATAAAAAAGTCCGGTGA
- the LOC101308716 gene encoding elongation factor 1-gamma-like — protein sequence MALVLHAGSTNKNAYKTLIAAGYTGVQVALAPNFEMGVSNKTPEFLKMNPIGKVPVLETPDGPIFESNAIARYVTRLQADNPLYGSSSIDYAHIEQWIDFGSLEIDANLGNWLRPRMGRGVYLPPAEEAAIAALKRALGALNTYLASSTYLVGHSVTLADIVMTCNLFMGFTRLMTKSFTSEFPHVERYFWTMVNQPNFKKVLGEVKQTDSVPAVQSAKKPAPAKESAKPKAKEEPKKEAKELAKPKAEAEEEEAPKPKPKNALDLLPPSKMILDDWKRLYSNTKTNFREVAIKGFWDMYDPEGYSLWFCDYKYNDENTVSFVTLNKVGGFLQRMDLARKYAFGKMLIIGANPPYKVKGLWLFRGPEVPEFVMQECYDMELYEWTKVDISDENQKERVSQMIEDQEPFEGEPLLDAKCFK from the exons ATGGCTCTG GTCTTGCATGCAGGGAGCACGAACAAAAATGCATACAAGACTCTCATTGCTGCTGGGTATACAGGTGTCCAAGTTGCACTTGCACCCAACTTTGAGATGGGCGTCTCCAACAAGACTCCTGAATTTCTCAAGATGAACCCCATTGGGAAG GTTCCTGTGCTGGAGACACCTGATGGACCCATCTTCGAGAGTAATGCCATTGCACGTTACG TTACTCGCTTGCAGGCTGACAATCCTCTTTATGGTTCATCTTCAATTGACTAT GCCCATATCGAGCAATGGATTGATTTTGGATCCTTGGAGATTGATGCTAACCTTGGTAATTGGCTTAGACCAAGAATGGGAAGGGGTGTCTATCTTCCTCCA GCGGAAGAAGCTGCAATTGCTGCATTGAAGAGAGCACTGGGTGCATTGAACACATATCTTGCTTCTAGCACATACCTTGTTGGGCATTCTGTCACTCTTGCCGACATTGTTATGACATGCAATTTGTTTATGGGCTTCACCAGACTCATGACTAAGAGCTTCACTTCAGAGTTTCCTCATGTTGAGAGATACTTCTGGACAATGGTCAATCAACCAAACTTCAAAAAGGTATTGGGTGAGGTCAAGCAGACAGATTCTGTGCCTGCTGTTCAATCTGCAAAGAAGCCTGCCCCTGCCAAAGAATCTGCTAAACCCAAGGCTAAGGAGGAGCCAAAGAAAGAAGCCAAGGAGCTGGCAAAGCCAAAAGCAGAAGCTGAGGAGGAAGAGGCACCAAAGCCAAAACCCAAGAATGCTCTTGATCTGCTTCCTCCAAGTAAGATGATATTGGATGACTGGAAAAGGCTTTACTCTAACACGAAGACCAACTTCCGTGAGGTGGCAATTAAAG GATTCTGGGACATGTATGATCCTGAAGGATACTCTCTCTGGTTCTGTGATTACAAGTACAATGATGAGAATACCGTTTCCTTTGTGACACTGAACAAGGTTGGTGGATTTCTTCAGCGGATGGATCTGGCCCGCAAGTATGCTTTCGGGAAGATGCTAATTATTGGTGCAAACCCACCATACAAGGTGAAGGGCTTGTGGCTCTTCCGTGGCCCCGAAGTCCCTGAATTTGTGATGCAAGAGTGCTATGACATGGAGCTCTATGAGTGGACCAAGGTTGACATCTCAGATGAAAACCAAAAGGAGCGTGTGAGTCAGATGATTGAAGACCAGGAGCCTTTTGAGGGAGAGCCTCTATTGGATGCCAAATGCTTCAAGTGA
- the LOC101309009 gene encoding uncharacterized protein LOC101309009, with translation MSLPGSEIPHWFNHQCKGFSVNVQLPQNWFDDKFLGFALCVVSNFKGAHNDASNLSAICYCTFKGNHGEYKFNFQLLDWGFRTNRFLQSDHMFLGYVPWSQYRCSNEGKPVSERYYTEATFEIVVENGVYTHENNRTVIRRHCITSCGVRLFHGDYMEVQNLSIAQPNSRHDSCEILLDTARKRKRDIAGVTLQWEWPPTEEVFTEQEQEGSPPREGSLAGEGPSVGKRSSVGEGVLSILSSVATVESGANERDGATIPNNTNRRRRTNLRNSATWIRDTSQLIDDGHAWRKYGQKEILGSRHPRNYYRCTYRLDQGCMATKHVQRVSDEPVLYRTTYRGNHTCRPVSSIQDVEEFFLAY, from the exons ATGTCACTTCCTGGAAGTGAAATTCCTCATTGGTTCAATCATCAGTGTAAGGGATTCTCAGTGAATGTGCAGCTACCACAGAATTGGTTTGACGATAAGTTCTTGGGATTTGCTTTATGTGTTGTTAGTAATTTCAAGGGTGCTCATAATGATGCATCCAATCTCTCTGCTATTTGTTATTGTACCTTTAAAGGAAATCATGGTGAGTACAAGTTCAATTTTCAATTGCTTGATTGGGGTTTCAGAACAAACAGATTCCTCCAGTCGGATCACATGTTCCTGGGGTATGTGCCATGGTCTCAATATCGCTGCAGTAATGAAGGGAAGCCGGTCAGTGAACGCTACTACACTGAAGCCACGTTTGAGATTGTGGTAGAAAATGGAGTCTATACACATGAGAATAACAGGACAGTAATACGCCGGCATTGCATCACAAGTTGCGGAGTGCGTTTGTTTCATGGTGATTACATGGAAGTGCAAAATCTAAGCATCGCTCAGCCTAATTCTCGTCATGATAGCTGTGAAATTCTATTGGACACTGCAAGGAAGAGAAAGAGAGATATAGCAGGGGTGACATTGCAGTGGGAGTGGCCTCCCACAGAAGAGGTGTTCACTGAGCAAGAGCAAGAAGGATCCCCACCAAGGGAAGGGTCCCTGGCTGGGGAAGGGCCCTCAGTGGGCAAGAGGTCCTCGGTGGGGGAAGGGGTTCTTTCTATCCTTTCTTCAGTAGCAACAGTAGAAAGCGGTGCCAATGA ACGTGATGGTGCAACTATCCCTAATAATACTAACAGAAGAAGGCGTACAAATTTGCGAAACTCAGCGACGTGGATCCGGGATACAAGTCAGCTTATTGATGATGGCCATGCTTGGAGAAAGTATGGCCAAAAGGAGATACTTGGATCCAGACATCCCAG AAACTATTACAGATGCACTTATCGATTGGATCAAGGCTGTATGGCCACTAAGCACGTGCAACGCGTTAGTGATGAGCCAGTATTATACAGAACTACTTACAGAGGAAATCACACATGCAGACCCGTCTCCAGCATACAGGACGTGGAAGAGTTCTTTTTGGCATATTAG
- the LOC101304240 gene encoding TMV resistance protein N-like yields the protein MAASSSSSSSSVGRWNYDVFISFKADDTRKIFVGHLHKALHEKAINTFLDSDDPSEVMEAIADSRLSVVVFSKHYASSRWCMKELVRIMECMKTMKQIVVPVFYELDRCDIKSSFEEGFGKHEVEEVRRLKSLLIQAASLSCWDSRNYRDDAKFIEKIVDDISKRLIRVRPGKENCLVGMDRHIAEVDSMLCLGVDDVRGIGIYGMPGIGKTTIARAVYDEITCQFEHYCFLENVKDGFKNKGAERLQEELLCRMLKKKVCNLGDLNTGFKMVMERLNKKKVLLVLDDVETFAQIEALLGKQCSFGGGSRIIITTRDIQSLSGVQERYSPKFLSDDEALELFMQYAFRTHQPTREYDSLSRRAIGYARGLPLALKVLGAFLDCKSACEWEDELEKIKKIPHMEIQGVLRTSLNGLEPLQKDIFLDIACFFRGMDKGYVTKVLESCGFYPPSGLRVLLDRALITISDDNRLEMHDLLQEIGWEIVRQQSVKDPGKRSRLWVYEDVDHVFTQNTATDAVEGIMLDFLRSKQVYLTSEAFVKMTRLRLLRIISDNHSREDLCHPSDDCQQQLVGDFKFLSNELRVLHWHGFPLKSLPSNFHPKNLVELDMRSSHIEQLWEGIKPLKKLTIINLSHSPYLKKIPDFTEATNMKKLVLDGCLSLLEIHPSISALKSLVVMSLKGCKAVKSLPGSIYMKSLKILDLSGCSNLEMFPEISGIMEDLSELYLNDTAIEELPSSIEQLQGLVWYCSFVLIKNIRAAQKQLGELTCSNESTSSFITS from the exons ATGGCCGCTTCTTCTTCTTCTTCTTCTTCCTCTGTCGGCCGTTGGAACTACGATGTCTTCATCAGCTTCAAAGCCGACGACACCCGCAAGATCTTCGTCGGCCATCTCCACAAGGCTCTGCATGAGAAAGCAATCAACACATTCCTCGACTCCGACGACCCTTCAGAGGTTATGGAAGCCATCGCCGACTCGAGGCTGTCCGTTGTTGTGTTCTCCAAACACTATGCTTCTTCCAGGTGGTGCATGAAGGAGCTGGTGAGGATCATGGAGTGCATGAAAACCATGAAGCAGATTGTGGTGCCTGTTTTCTACGAACTTGATCGTTGTGATATTAAGTCGAGTTTTGAGGAAGGGTTTGGTAAGCATGAAGTAGAAGAGGTGCGGAGATTGAAGTCTCTTCTGATTCAAGCCGCCAGTTTATCTTGCTGGGATTCCCGGAATTATCG GGATGATGCCAAGTTTATTGAGAAAATCGTCGACGATATTTCTAAGAGATTGATACGGGTGAGACCTGGAAAAGAGAATTGTTTGGTTGGAATGGATAGACACATAGCAGAAGTAGATAGTATGTTGTGTCTTGGGGTGGATGATGTTCGTGGTATTGGGATATACGGAATGCCTGGTATAGGTAAAACAACCATTGCTCGAGCTGTTTATGATGAAATCACTTGTCAGTTTGAACACTACTGCTTTCTTGAAAATGTCAAAGATGGTTTCAAGAATAAAGGTGCAGAACGTCTGCAGGAAGAACTTCTATGTAGAATGTTGAAGAAAAAGGTGTGTAACTTAGGTGATTTGAATACTGGCTTTAAGATGGTTATGGAAAGGCTGAATAAGAAAAAAGTTTTGCTTGTTCTTGATGATGTGGAAACTTTTGCCCAGATTGAAGCCTTACTTGGAAAGCAATGTTCATTTGGTGGTGGAAGTAGAATCATTATAACAACTAGAGATATACAATCACTAAGTGGAGTGCAGGAGAGATATAGTCCCAAATTTTTAAGTGATGATGAAGCTCTTGAACTTTTTATGCAGTATGCATTCAGAACACACCAACCCACAAGAGAGTACGATTCTCTCTCAAGGCGTGCCATAGGATATGCTCGAGGTCTGCCTCTAGCACTTAAAGTTTTGGGAGCTTTTCTTGATTGCAAAAGTGCATGTGAGTGGGAAGATGAGCTAGAAAAAATAAAGAAAATCCCACACATGGAAATTCAGGGTGTGCTTAGAACAAGCTTGAATGGACTAGAGCCTTTACAGAAGGACATATTTCTAGATATTGCATGTTTCTTCAGAGGAATGGACAAAGGATATGTGACAAAAGTTCTGGAAAGTTGTGGCTTTTACCCCCCTAGTGGATTACGAGTACTACTTGATAGAGCTCTCATTACGATCTCAGATGACAATAGGCTCGAAATGCATGATCTACTACAAGAAATAGGCTGGGAAATTGTTCGACAACAATCAGTTAAAGATCCTGGGAAGCGCAGTAGGTTGTGGGTTTATGAAGATGTTGATCATGTCTTCACTCAAAATACG GCTACAGATGCAGTTGAGGGCATAATGCTCGACTTCTTAAGGTCAAAACAGGTATACTTAACTTCTGAAGCTTTTGTTAAAATGACGAGGCTGAGACTGCTAAGGATTATCAGTGATAACCATTCACGTGAGGATTTATGTCATCCAAGTGATGACTGTCAACAACAACTGGTTGGGGACTTCAAGTTTCTTTCTAATGAGTTGAGGGTTCTCCACTGGCATGGATTCCCCTTAAAGTCTTTGCCATCCAATTTTCACCCGAAGAATCTTGTTGAACTTGACATGCGTTCTAGTCACATTGAACAACTGTGGGAAGGAATTAAG CCTTTGAAAAAGTTGACAATTATTAATTTAAGTCACTCTCCATACCTTAAGAAAATCCCTGACTTCACTGAGGCGACGAATATGAAGAAACTGGTTCTTGATGGTTGTTTAAGTTTATTGGAGATTCATCCATCCATTTCAGCTCTTAAAAGCCTTGTTGTCATGAGTCTAAAAGGGTGCAAAGCAGTTAAGAGTCTTCCAGGGAGCATTTATATGAAGTCTCTTAAAATCCTTGATCTTTCTGGCTGCTCAAATCTTGAGATGTTTCCAGAGATCTCAGGAATTATGGAGGACCTATCGGAGCTTTATTTGAATGACACTGCAATTGAAGAATTACCGTCATCGATTGAACAGCTTCAGGGGCTTGT ATGGTATTGCTCATTTGTCCTCATTAAGAACATTAGAGCTGCGCAGAAACAACTTGGAGAGCTTACCTGCAGTAATGAATCGACTTCATCGTTTATCACATCTTGA